From a single Diceros bicornis minor isolate mBicDic1 chromosome 6, mDicBic1.mat.cur, whole genome shotgun sequence genomic region:
- the PPRC1 gene encoding peroxisome proliferator-activated receptor gamma coactivator-related protein 1 isoform X4: MAARRGRRDGVGPPPSGGPGPDPGGGVRGSGWGSRSQAPYGTVGAVSGGEQVLLHEEGDDSGFVSLSRLGPCLRDKDLEMEELMLQDETLLGTMQSYMDASLISLIEDFGSLGESRLSLEDQNEVSLLTALTEILDNADSENLSPFDSIPDSELLVSPREGSSLHKLLTLSRTPPERDLITPVDPLGPSTGSSRVSAVEMSLADPPWDFSPPSFLETSSPKLPSWRPPRSRPRWGQSPPPQQRSDGEEEEEVATFSGQVLAGELDNSVSSIPDFPMHLACPEEEDKTAAAEMAVQAAGDESISSLSELVRAMHPYCLPNLTHLTSLEDELQEQPDDLTLPEDCVVLEIVGQAAAAGNDLEIPVVVRQIPTGPQPVLLGDSLEAGPALQLLLPTLESETEAAVPKEALCPEKEGLSLDSEEKLESACLSEPREVVEPVVPKGPQNPSANTMQSSQRARKGRRKKSKEHPGAYAEGYARRLRSSSRGQSTVTSQAGNLPQEELQREVAPPCGRGKPRAWARAWAAALEKPTSGNLESSAGQASPAKEGPLDLYPNVVDTIQTDPVPTHLSLVDSAQADRMPLDSVEADPTAVDPALADPVPVDPALVDLASVNSELVDPLPDDPVLTAPVLADSAAVDPAVVVPISEDLPPVDPVSANPAPVDSVPDDLAPIDPVLVKSRPTDPRRGAVLSAQGSPTPQLLLESESSDPLKAIIPEVKEVVGPLKVENGINATTHEARPRPLSLSEYRRRRQQRQAEAEERSLQPPAGKWPSLPETPTGLADIPCLVIPPAPAKKTALQRSPEAPSEACFVLLGPSCASPSLEPPANKPMASTPTEQVPSQEMPLPARPPPPVVQSVSPTMPTALPFTPGGLGMTPMLPLPASGQGVPSLPPPPLQPPSLPMSMGPVPPDPYTHYAPVPPWPCYPPVSPSGYPCLPPPPTVPIVSGTPGVFAVPPTCNVPWVPPSAPVPPYSSSCTYGPLGWGPGLQHPSFWPTVPPPPLPLTPVGRGVPSPKVEPSGIPAGPPESVLPLPMMTPLSLGSAGQGAPQIEPTKVEVKPVPVSPHLKHKVSSPVQSPRIKALPCLSAETVAVEEPASERLKPETQDTRPRQKPPSPVAKAVLTPRQGTVAKLPAVHPARLRKLSFLPTPHTQGPEDVVQAFISEIGIEASDLSSLLEQFEKSEGLTPPATPPHQLWKPLAAVSLLAKAKSPKSTAQEGTLKPEGVTEAKHPPAARLQEGVHGPSPVHVGSGDHDYCVRSRTPPKKTPALVIPEVGSRWNVKRHQDITIKPVLSLGPAAPLPPRTAASQEPLDHRTSNEQADPPAPCLAPSALLSPEASPCRNDMNTRIPLEPSAKQRSVRCYRKACRSASPSSRGWQGRRGRSSRSVSSGSNRTSEASSSSSSSSSSSSRSRSRSLSPPHKRWRRSSCSSSGRSRRCSSSSSSSSSSSSSSSSSSSRSRSRSPSPRRRSDRRRRYSSYRSHDHYQRQRVLQKERAIEERRVVFIGKIPGRMTRSELKQRFSVFGEIEECTIHFRVQGDNYGFVTYRYAEEAFAAIESGHKLRQADEQPFDLCFGGRRQFCKRSYSDLDSNREDFDPAPVKSKFDSLDFDTLLKQAQKNLRR, from the exons ATGGCGGCGCGCCGGGGACGGAGGGACGGAGTCGGTCCGCCTCCGAGTGGGGGCCCCGGCCCCGACCCTGGCGGTGGAGTCCGCGGCAGCGGTTGGGGGAGTCGGAGCCAAGCGCCATATGGGACTGTGGGCGCTGTGAGCGGAGGGGAACAG GTGCTGCTGCATGAGGAGGGGGATGATTCTGGCTTTGTCAGTCTGTCTCGGCTGGGCCCCTGTCTGAGGGACAAGGACCTGGAGATGGAGGAGCTCATGCTGCAGGATGAGACACTGCTGGGGACCATGCAGAGCTACATGGATGCCTCCCTCATCTCCCTCATTGAGGATTTTGGGAGCCTTGGAGAG AGCAGGTTATCCCTGGAGGACCAGAATGAAGTGTCGCTGCTCACAGCTCTGACAGAGATCTTGGATAATGCAGACTCCGAGAACCTGTCTCCGTTTGACAGCATTCCTGACTCGGAGCTGCTTGTGTCACCTCGGGAGGGCTCCTCC cTACACAAGCTGCTCACCCTCTCTCGGACACCCCCAGAACGTGACCTTATCACCCCAGTTGACCCATTGGGGCCCAGCACGGGCAGTAGTAGAGTGAGTGCG GTTGAGATGTCTCTCGCAGATCCCCCTTGGGACTTCTCCCCACCCTCCTTCTTGGAGACCTCCTCCCCCAAGCTTCCTAGCTGGAGACCCCCAAGGTCGAGACCCCGCTGGGGCCAatcccctcctccccagcagcGTAGTGatggggaagaagaggaagaggtggCCACCTTCAGTGGCCAGGTGCTTGCTGGGGAGCTTGACAACTCTGTAAGCAGCATCCCAGACTTTCCCATGCACCTGGCCTGCCCTGAGGAGGAAgataaaacagcagcagcagagatGGCAGTGCAGGCAGCTGGTGACGAGAGCATCTCCTCCCTGAGTGAGCTGGTGCGGGCCATGCACCCATACTGCTTGCCAAACCTCACCCACCTGACATCACTTGAGGATGAGCTTCAGGAGCAGCCAGATGATTTGACACTGCCTGAGGATTGTGTGGTGCTGGAGATTGTGGGTCAGGCGGCCGCAGCTGGCAATGACCTAGAGATCCCAGTTGTGGTACGGCAGATCCCTACTGGACCCCAGCCTGTGCTCTTGGGTGACTCACTAGAGGCTGGTCCGGCCTTGCAGCTGCTCTTGCCTACACTAGAGTCAGAGACGGAGGCTGCTGTGCCCAAGGAAGCCCTCTGCCCTGAAAAAGAGGGGTTGTCACTGGACTCAGAAGAGAAGCTGGAGTCAGCGTGCTTGTCGGAGCCCAGGGAGGTCGTGGAGCCAGTGGTGCCCAAGGGGCCTCAGAACCCATCAGCCAATACAATGCAGAGTTCCCAGAGAGCTCGAAagggcaggaggaagaagagcaagGAGCATCCAGGAGCCTATGCAGAAGGCTATGCCAGGAGGCTGAGGTCATCTTCTCGTGGGCAGTCTACCGTGACCTCTCAGGCAGGCAACTTGCCTCAGGAGGAACTTCAAAGAGAGGTTGCGCCTCCCTGTGGTAGAGGGAAGCCCCGGGCTTGGGCTCGGGCATGGGCAGCTGCCTTGGAGAAGCCTACCTCTGGGAACTTGGAGAGTAGTGCTGGACAAGCTAGTCCTGCTAAAGAAGGTCCTCTAGACCTCTACCCCAATGTGGTTGACACCATCCAAACCGACCCTGTTCCAACCCATCTCTCATTGGTTGACTCCGCTCAAGCTGACCGCATGCCACTTGACTCTGTTGAAGCTGATCCCACTGCAGTTGACCCTGCTCTAGCTGACCCTGTACCTGTTGACCCTGCACTGGTTGACCTTGCTTCagttaactcagagctggttgACCCTCTCCCAGATGACCCAGTGCTCACTGCCCCAGTCCTGGCTGACTCAGCAGCAGTTGACCCTGCAGTGGTTGTTCCCATCTCTGAGGACCTGCCACCAGTTGACCCTGTCTCGGCCAATCCAGCACCAGTTGACTCTGTTCCTGATGACCTGGCTCCAATTGACCCTGTGCTAGTTAAGTCTAGGCCAACTGATCCCAGACGTGGTGCAGTATTATCAGCCCAGGGGAGTCCAACCCCCCAGCTCCTCCTGGAGTCTGAGTCCTCGGACCCCCTAAAGGCCATCATCCCTGAAGTCAAGGAGGTTGTGGGTCCTCTGAAGGTGGAAAATGGTATCAATGCCACAACCCACGAAGCCAGACCTCGGCCTCTTAGCCTGTCTGAGTACCGGCGACGAAGGCAACAGCGCCAagcagaggcagaagagaggagtCTCCAGCCCCCAGCTGGGAAGTGGCCCAGTCTCCCAGAAACCCCCACAGGACTGGCAGACATCCCTTGTCTTGTCATTCCACCAGCCCCAGCCAAGAAGACAGCTCTACAGAGAAGCCCTGAGGCTCCTTCTGAGGCTTGCTTTGTGCTTTTGGGTCCCAGCTGTGCTTCTCCTAGTCTTGAGCCACCTGCAAACAAACCTATGGCCTCAACTCCCACTGAGCAGGTGCCATCCCAAGAGATGCCACTGCCAGCGAGACCTCCGCCTCCTGTTGTGCAATCTGTGTCCCCCACAATGCCCACGGCTCTACCTTTTACCCCGGGTGGGCTGGGCATGACCCCCATGCTGCCCCTTCCTGCAAGTGGGCAAGGGGTCCCCAGTCTGCCCCCACCACCCTTGCAGCCTCCTAGTCTTCCGATGTCTATGGGGCCAGTGCCACCTGATCCCTATACTCACTATGCCCCTGTGCCACCCTGGCCTTGTTATCCCCCTGTGTCCCCTTCTGGCTATCCTTGCCTGCCCCCCCCACCAACAGTGCCGATAGTGTCTGGTACTCCTGGCGTCTTTGCTGTGCCCCCCACTTGCAATGTGCCTTGGGTGCCCCCTTCTGCCCCAGTCCCACCTTACAGCTCCAGCTGTACCTATGGGCCCTTGGGATGGGGCCCAGGGCTGCAACACCCTTCATTCTGGCCTACTGTACCCCCGCCTCCTTTGCCACTAACTCCTGTTGGGAGGGGTGTTCCCTCACCCAAGGTGGAGCCCAGTGGCATCCCAGCTGGCCCCCCTGAAAGTGTACTTCCTTTACCGATGATGACTCCTCTCAGTCTTGGGTCTGCTGGCCAGGGTGCTCCACAGATAGAGCCCACCAAGGTGGAGGTCAAGCCAGTGCCTGTATCTCCCCATCTGAAACATAAGGTGTCCTCCCCGGTGCAAAGCCCCCGGATTAAGGCTCTACCATGTCTGTCTGCTGAGACTGTGGCTGTTGAGGAGCCTGCATCAGAGAGACTAAAGCCTGAGACCCAGGACACCAGGCCCAGGCAGAAGCCCCCCTCTCCTGTTGCCAAGGCTGTTCTTACACCAAGGCAGGGCACTGTTGCCAAGCTGCCTGCTGTCCACCCAGCCCGTCTAAGGAAACTGTCCTTCCTGCCTACCCCACATACCCAGGGTCCTGAGGATGTGGTGCAGGCTTTCATCAGTGAGATTG GAATTGAGGCATCCGACCTATCCAGTCTGCTGGAGCAGTTTGAGAAATCAGAAG GGCTCACCCCTCCAGCTACCCCTCCCCACCAGTTATGGAAGCCCCTGGCTGCTGTCTCACTGCTGGCCAAAGCCAAATCTCCTAAGTCCACCGCCCAGGAGGGAACCCTGAAGCCTGAAGGAGTTACAGAGGCCAAACATCCACCTGCAGCCCGTCTCCAAGAAGGGGTCCATGGCCCTAGTCCAGTCCATGTGGGCTCTGGGGACCATGACTATTGTGTTCGGAGCAGgacccccccaaaaaagacaCCTGCCCTAGTCATTCCAGAGGTGGGCTCCCGATGGAACGTCAAACGCCACCAGGATATCACCATCAAACCTGTCTTGTCCCTGGGCCCAGCTGCCCCCCTGCCCCCACGCACAGCTGCTTCCCAGGAACCACTTGATCACAGGACTAGCAACGAGCAGGCAGATCCCCCAGCTCCTTGCCTTGCCCCATCTGCCTTGCTGTCCCCTGAGGCTTCGCCCTGCCGGAATGATATGAACACTAGGATTCCCCTTGAGCCCTCAGCCAAGCAGCGGTCAGTGCGCTGTTATCGAAAAGCCTGCAGGTCAGCCAGCCCCTCAagccggggctggcagggccGCCGTGGCCGCAGCAGCCGTTCTGTCAGCTCTGGGTCCAACCGGACCAGCGAAGCATCTTCCTCCTCATCCTCATCGTCGTCTTCCTCATCCCGATCCCGGTCCAGGTCCCTCTCCCCCCCACACAAGAGGTGGCGAAG GTCCAGTTGCAGTTCCTCTGGACGATCCCGAAGatgctcttcctcttcctcctcctcatcttcctcgtCTTCCTCATCCTCATCATCCAGTTCCCGAAGCCGGTCCCGCTCCCCATCCCCGCGCCGGAGAAGTGACAGGAGGCGGCG GTACAGCTCTTATCGTTCGCATGACCATTACCAAAGGCAGAGAGTGCTGCAGAAGGAGCGTGCAATA GAAGAGAGAAGAGTGGTCTTCATTGGGAAGATACCTGGCCGCATGACTCGGTCAGAGCTGAAACAGAGGTTCTCTGTTTTCGGAGAGATTGAGGAGTGCACCATCCACTTCCGTGTCCAAGG tgacAACTATGGCTTCGTCACTTACCGCTATGCTGAGGAGGCATTTGCAGCCATCGAGAGTGGCCACAAGCTGAGGCAGGCAGATGAGCAGCCCTTTGATCTCTGCTTTGGGGGCCGCAGGCAGTTCTGCAAGAGAAGCTACTCTGATCTTG ACTCCAACCGGGAAGACTTTGACCCTGCTCCTGTAAAGAGCAAATTTGATTCTCTTGACTTTGACACATTGTTGAAACAGGCCCAGAAGAACCTCAGGAGGTAA
- the PPRC1 gene encoding peroxisome proliferator-activated receptor gamma coactivator-related protein 1 isoform X3 — protein sequence MAARRGRRDGVGPPPSGGPGPDPGGGVRGSGWGSRSQAPYGTVGAVSGGEQVLLHEEGDDSGFVSLSRLGPCLRDKDLEMEELMLQDETLLGTMQSYMDASLISLIEDFGSLGESRLSLEDQNEVSLLTALTEILDNADSENLSPFDSIPDSELLVSPREGSSLHKLLTLSRTPPERDLITPVDPLGPSTGSSRVEMSLADPPWDFSPPSFLETSSPKLPSWRPPRSRPRWGQSPPPQQRSDGEEEEEVATFSGQVLAGELDNSVSSIPDFPMHLACPEEEDKTAAAEMAVQAAGDESISSLSELVRAMHPYCLPNLTHLTSLEDELQEQPDDLTLPEDCVVLEIVGQAAAAGNDLEIPVVVRQIPTGPQPVLLGDSLEAGPALQLLLPTLESETEAAVPKEALCPEKEGLSLDSEEKLESACLSEPREVVEPVVPKGPQNPSANTMQSSQRARKGRRKKSKEHPGAYAEGYARRLRSSSRGQSTVTSQAGNLPQEELQREVAPPCGRGKPRAWARAWAAALEKPTSGNLESSAGQASPAKEGPLDLYPNVVDTIQTDPVPTHLSLVDSAQADRMPLDSVEADPTAVDPALADPVPVDPALVDLASVNSELVDPLPDDPVLTAPVLADSAAVDPAVVVPISEDLPPVDPVSANPAPVDSVPDDLAPIDPVLVKSRPTDPRRGAVLSAQGSPTPQLLLESESSDPLKAIIPEVKEVVGPLKVENGINATTHEARPRPLSLSEYRRRRQQRQAEAEERSLQPPAGKWPSLPETPTGLADIPCLVIPPAPAKKTALQRSPEAPSEACFVLLGPSCASPSLEPPANKPMASTPTEQVPSQEMPLPARPPPPVVQSVSPTMPTALPFTPGGLGMTPMLPLPASGQGVPSLPPPPLQPPSLPMSMGPVPPDPYTHYAPVPPWPCYPPVSPSGYPCLPPPPTVPIVSGTPGVFAVPPTCNVPWVPPSAPVPPYSSSCTYGPLGWGPGLQHPSFWPTVPPPPLPLTPVGRGVPSPKVEPSGIPAGPPESVLPLPMMTPLSLGSAGQGAPQIEPTKVEVKPVPVSPHLKHKVSSPVQSPRIKALPCLSAETVAVEEPASERLKPETQDTRPRQKPPSPVAKAVLTPRQGTVAKLPAVHPARLRKLSFLPTPHTQGPEDVVQAFISEIGIEASDLSSLLEQFEKSEAKKECPPPPPADSLAVGNSGSVDTPQEKRPLDRLQAPELANVAGLTPPATPPHQLWKPLAAVSLLAKAKSPKSTAQEGTLKPEGVTEAKHPPAARLQEGVHGPSPVHVGSGDHDYCVRSRTPPKKTPALVIPEVGSRWNVKRHQDITIKPVLSLGPAAPLPPRTAASQEPLDHRTSNEQADPPAPCLAPSALLSPEASPCRNDMNTRIPLEPSAKQRSVRCYRKACRSASPSSRGWQGRRGRSSRSVSSGSNRTSEASSSSSSSSSSSSRSRSRSLSPPHKRWRRSSCSSSGRSRRCSSSSSSSSSSSSSSSSSSSRSRSRSPSPRRRSDRRRRYSSYRSHDHYQRQRVLQKERAIEERRVVFIGKIPGRMTRSELKQRFSVFGEIEECTIHFRVQGDNYGFVTYRYAEEAFAAIESGHKLRQADEQPFDLCFGGRRQFCKRSYSDLDSNREDFDPAPVKSKFDSLDFDTLLKQAQKNLRR from the exons ATGGCGGCGCGCCGGGGACGGAGGGACGGAGTCGGTCCGCCTCCGAGTGGGGGCCCCGGCCCCGACCCTGGCGGTGGAGTCCGCGGCAGCGGTTGGGGGAGTCGGAGCCAAGCGCCATATGGGACTGTGGGCGCTGTGAGCGGAGGGGAACAG GTGCTGCTGCATGAGGAGGGGGATGATTCTGGCTTTGTCAGTCTGTCTCGGCTGGGCCCCTGTCTGAGGGACAAGGACCTGGAGATGGAGGAGCTCATGCTGCAGGATGAGACACTGCTGGGGACCATGCAGAGCTACATGGATGCCTCCCTCATCTCCCTCATTGAGGATTTTGGGAGCCTTGGAGAG AGCAGGTTATCCCTGGAGGACCAGAATGAAGTGTCGCTGCTCACAGCTCTGACAGAGATCTTGGATAATGCAGACTCCGAGAACCTGTCTCCGTTTGACAGCATTCCTGACTCGGAGCTGCTTGTGTCACCTCGGGAGGGCTCCTCC cTACACAAGCTGCTCACCCTCTCTCGGACACCCCCAGAACGTGACCTTATCACCCCAGTTGACCCATTGGGGCCCAGCACGGGCAGTAGTAGA GTTGAGATGTCTCTCGCAGATCCCCCTTGGGACTTCTCCCCACCCTCCTTCTTGGAGACCTCCTCCCCCAAGCTTCCTAGCTGGAGACCCCCAAGGTCGAGACCCCGCTGGGGCCAatcccctcctccccagcagcGTAGTGatggggaagaagaggaagaggtggCCACCTTCAGTGGCCAGGTGCTTGCTGGGGAGCTTGACAACTCTGTAAGCAGCATCCCAGACTTTCCCATGCACCTGGCCTGCCCTGAGGAGGAAgataaaacagcagcagcagagatGGCAGTGCAGGCAGCTGGTGACGAGAGCATCTCCTCCCTGAGTGAGCTGGTGCGGGCCATGCACCCATACTGCTTGCCAAACCTCACCCACCTGACATCACTTGAGGATGAGCTTCAGGAGCAGCCAGATGATTTGACACTGCCTGAGGATTGTGTGGTGCTGGAGATTGTGGGTCAGGCGGCCGCAGCTGGCAATGACCTAGAGATCCCAGTTGTGGTACGGCAGATCCCTACTGGACCCCAGCCTGTGCTCTTGGGTGACTCACTAGAGGCTGGTCCGGCCTTGCAGCTGCTCTTGCCTACACTAGAGTCAGAGACGGAGGCTGCTGTGCCCAAGGAAGCCCTCTGCCCTGAAAAAGAGGGGTTGTCACTGGACTCAGAAGAGAAGCTGGAGTCAGCGTGCTTGTCGGAGCCCAGGGAGGTCGTGGAGCCAGTGGTGCCCAAGGGGCCTCAGAACCCATCAGCCAATACAATGCAGAGTTCCCAGAGAGCTCGAAagggcaggaggaagaagagcaagGAGCATCCAGGAGCCTATGCAGAAGGCTATGCCAGGAGGCTGAGGTCATCTTCTCGTGGGCAGTCTACCGTGACCTCTCAGGCAGGCAACTTGCCTCAGGAGGAACTTCAAAGAGAGGTTGCGCCTCCCTGTGGTAGAGGGAAGCCCCGGGCTTGGGCTCGGGCATGGGCAGCTGCCTTGGAGAAGCCTACCTCTGGGAACTTGGAGAGTAGTGCTGGACAAGCTAGTCCTGCTAAAGAAGGTCCTCTAGACCTCTACCCCAATGTGGTTGACACCATCCAAACCGACCCTGTTCCAACCCATCTCTCATTGGTTGACTCCGCTCAAGCTGACCGCATGCCACTTGACTCTGTTGAAGCTGATCCCACTGCAGTTGACCCTGCTCTAGCTGACCCTGTACCTGTTGACCCTGCACTGGTTGACCTTGCTTCagttaactcagagctggttgACCCTCTCCCAGATGACCCAGTGCTCACTGCCCCAGTCCTGGCTGACTCAGCAGCAGTTGACCCTGCAGTGGTTGTTCCCATCTCTGAGGACCTGCCACCAGTTGACCCTGTCTCGGCCAATCCAGCACCAGTTGACTCTGTTCCTGATGACCTGGCTCCAATTGACCCTGTGCTAGTTAAGTCTAGGCCAACTGATCCCAGACGTGGTGCAGTATTATCAGCCCAGGGGAGTCCAACCCCCCAGCTCCTCCTGGAGTCTGAGTCCTCGGACCCCCTAAAGGCCATCATCCCTGAAGTCAAGGAGGTTGTGGGTCCTCTGAAGGTGGAAAATGGTATCAATGCCACAACCCACGAAGCCAGACCTCGGCCTCTTAGCCTGTCTGAGTACCGGCGACGAAGGCAACAGCGCCAagcagaggcagaagagaggagtCTCCAGCCCCCAGCTGGGAAGTGGCCCAGTCTCCCAGAAACCCCCACAGGACTGGCAGACATCCCTTGTCTTGTCATTCCACCAGCCCCAGCCAAGAAGACAGCTCTACAGAGAAGCCCTGAGGCTCCTTCTGAGGCTTGCTTTGTGCTTTTGGGTCCCAGCTGTGCTTCTCCTAGTCTTGAGCCACCTGCAAACAAACCTATGGCCTCAACTCCCACTGAGCAGGTGCCATCCCAAGAGATGCCACTGCCAGCGAGACCTCCGCCTCCTGTTGTGCAATCTGTGTCCCCCACAATGCCCACGGCTCTACCTTTTACCCCGGGTGGGCTGGGCATGACCCCCATGCTGCCCCTTCCTGCAAGTGGGCAAGGGGTCCCCAGTCTGCCCCCACCACCCTTGCAGCCTCCTAGTCTTCCGATGTCTATGGGGCCAGTGCCACCTGATCCCTATACTCACTATGCCCCTGTGCCACCCTGGCCTTGTTATCCCCCTGTGTCCCCTTCTGGCTATCCTTGCCTGCCCCCCCCACCAACAGTGCCGATAGTGTCTGGTACTCCTGGCGTCTTTGCTGTGCCCCCCACTTGCAATGTGCCTTGGGTGCCCCCTTCTGCCCCAGTCCCACCTTACAGCTCCAGCTGTACCTATGGGCCCTTGGGATGGGGCCCAGGGCTGCAACACCCTTCATTCTGGCCTACTGTACCCCCGCCTCCTTTGCCACTAACTCCTGTTGGGAGGGGTGTTCCCTCACCCAAGGTGGAGCCCAGTGGCATCCCAGCTGGCCCCCCTGAAAGTGTACTTCCTTTACCGATGATGACTCCTCTCAGTCTTGGGTCTGCTGGCCAGGGTGCTCCACAGATAGAGCCCACCAAGGTGGAGGTCAAGCCAGTGCCTGTATCTCCCCATCTGAAACATAAGGTGTCCTCCCCGGTGCAAAGCCCCCGGATTAAGGCTCTACCATGTCTGTCTGCTGAGACTGTGGCTGTTGAGGAGCCTGCATCAGAGAGACTAAAGCCTGAGACCCAGGACACCAGGCCCAGGCAGAAGCCCCCCTCTCCTGTTGCCAAGGCTGTTCTTACACCAAGGCAGGGCACTGTTGCCAAGCTGCCTGCTGTCCACCCAGCCCGTCTAAGGAAACTGTCCTTCCTGCCTACCCCACATACCCAGGGTCCTGAGGATGTGGTGCAGGCTTTCATCAGTGAGATTG GAATTGAGGCATCCGACCTATCCAGTCTGCTGGAGCAGTTTGAGAAATCAGAAG CCAAAAAGGAGTGCCCTCCCCCGCCTCCTGCTGACAGCTTGGCTGTAGGAAACTCAGG CAGCGTTGACACTCCCCAGGAGAAGAGGCCCCTAGACCGGTTACAAGCCCCAGAACTGGCCAACGTGGCAG GGCTCACCCCTCCAGCTACCCCTCCCCACCAGTTATGGAAGCCCCTGGCTGCTGTCTCACTGCTGGCCAAAGCCAAATCTCCTAAGTCCACCGCCCAGGAGGGAACCCTGAAGCCTGAAGGAGTTACAGAGGCCAAACATCCACCTGCAGCCCGTCTCCAAGAAGGGGTCCATGGCCCTAGTCCAGTCCATGTGGGCTCTGGGGACCATGACTATTGTGTTCGGAGCAGgacccccccaaaaaagacaCCTGCCCTAGTCATTCCAGAGGTGGGCTCCCGATGGAACGTCAAACGCCACCAGGATATCACCATCAAACCTGTCTTGTCCCTGGGCCCAGCTGCCCCCCTGCCCCCACGCACAGCTGCTTCCCAGGAACCACTTGATCACAGGACTAGCAACGAGCAGGCAGATCCCCCAGCTCCTTGCCTTGCCCCATCTGCCTTGCTGTCCCCTGAGGCTTCGCCCTGCCGGAATGATATGAACACTAGGATTCCCCTTGAGCCCTCAGCCAAGCAGCGGTCAGTGCGCTGTTATCGAAAAGCCTGCAGGTCAGCCAGCCCCTCAagccggggctggcagggccGCCGTGGCCGCAGCAGCCGTTCTGTCAGCTCTGGGTCCAACCGGACCAGCGAAGCATCTTCCTCCTCATCCTCATCGTCGTCTTCCTCATCCCGATCCCGGTCCAGGTCCCTCTCCCCCCCACACAAGAGGTGGCGAAG GTCCAGTTGCAGTTCCTCTGGACGATCCCGAAGatgctcttcctcttcctcctcctcatcttcctcgtCTTCCTCATCCTCATCATCCAGTTCCCGAAGCCGGTCCCGCTCCCCATCCCCGCGCCGGAGAAGTGACAGGAGGCGGCG GTACAGCTCTTATCGTTCGCATGACCATTACCAAAGGCAGAGAGTGCTGCAGAAGGAGCGTGCAATA GAAGAGAGAAGAGTGGTCTTCATTGGGAAGATACCTGGCCGCATGACTCGGTCAGAGCTGAAACAGAGGTTCTCTGTTTTCGGAGAGATTGAGGAGTGCACCATCCACTTCCGTGTCCAAGG tgacAACTATGGCTTCGTCACTTACCGCTATGCTGAGGAGGCATTTGCAGCCATCGAGAGTGGCCACAAGCTGAGGCAGGCAGATGAGCAGCCCTTTGATCTCTGCTTTGGGGGCCGCAGGCAGTTCTGCAAGAGAAGCTACTCTGATCTTG ACTCCAACCGGGAAGACTTTGACCCTGCTCCTGTAAAGAGCAAATTTGATTCTCTTGACTTTGACACATTGTTGAAACAGGCCCAGAAGAACCTCAGGAGGTAA